The Dysidea avara chromosome 11, odDysAvar1.4, whole genome shotgun sequence genome includes the window TTACCATATATGTAGGTGCTCTGAAAACAATTCACTTAGGCAAAAAGACATAGCTACTCAGTTAGACATAGGTATGTGATTaatgtttaaattttaaggcTAACAATGAGTTGAAACTTTTAAAGTGGACCGAACAATTATCACAGTGCACTCACCCAACCCATATAGGGCTTAACTACGCTACTGTCCCATAACAACAGAAACTATACACATGTTCTTTGTTTCATATCACTTCAGATATCTAACATGCAACTAATTATGTACGCTACATTGGAAATGTGTGGATccatgtacacatgtatatacaccTTGCTACAATTTAAATTTTTATAGTAGAACAGCTAAGTGAAAAAATCATTCAcatttttgataaaagcaccaaacttggtgcaatatttgttttattcatactatttcaagagttcataatataaaaagagttctttttgtattatgaactccAGCTATTTCATATTAaatatggtgccattaaaattatcaATCATATCACACTCAAAGAACCTAACAAATAAAACCAACAGAAAATGTATTAGGGAAACcataaacgtattcaatagtaATTTTATTGAAACTTTGCATCTGCATAGACAAGTAAGGGATGGTCATGTCCAAAGCAGGtatccatccaggtcattagcttacAATGTTAAGAAGCACAGAGGGTCAAGGTATACAAAGCCATTGATGTGCAATACAATATTTCTGTTGGATTGAGCCTGTACTtttttacactgaaatattggctccatttTTGTAAAACATGTTCCTACTAGCTCTAGCATGTTAGAGTAAGTTCAAAGGTCAAATATGGCACACATGCTGGTTGTTATATTCCACTGAAATTCCTTCAATTGGTACAATACTACACATAAAGTTATTTTGTACAATATCTGAACCATGTACACTTTGCATCCATGTAATCAGTTACATACCTCAGAACTAAAGATACAATAGTAAAAACAGAAATCCATGTACCTATGGCTCATGAAACACATCTTAGATATGCTCGGAATTTTGATGTAATTACCATCacaaagtggtcttattaataaggTGGTTGCTAAGTAAGGTTTCACTATACATGATGCTTGATGACATTAGCCAACACACACAGAGCCCATACTTGAGTAGTGTCTGTCACATTGATAAAATTCACTGGGAAACTTATCTTGCACTATAAACTATAGATGTTTATATTGGTATCCAAGTTGCCAACACAAACAATTGAATATGGTCACGCACCccatatataattatttgtgaGCATACTTTTTGTACAGACAGTACGTGTGCCATAAATTGATAAATTATAGATATACATGTATTAAAAATGCTTGTGGAATAAGAACCATTCAATTGTAGAAATATACCATAGCTACAAGTTGCTTTATAGATAAATTTGATAAGCTTTTCTTTTACCACAGCAAGGATACATAAATCTTTGCAAACATAGATATACAAAATGCCAGTTAGTGAAGAATCAAACATTCTGACataatatacacatgtatgtaagTTGTATCCTAGGAAAATTGTATCCTAGCAAGTTACTAATATGAATGTAAAATGTTTAACAGAAAGCTTTTTAAAAAGTTACGTATGTAGCTGTAGGCatgcaattttattgttaaaTTTTTGGAATATGAAGACTCAACTTGTATACACACAAATGACAAATTGTTGCCTTTAAGAAATCATACAACTTGTATATGGGTCTATAAATTAAATGTTTGTGTTAATTATTAATGTGTTGGATGGTGCTTGCTGATAACCTCTTGAGTGTGACATGTGATAGAAATGCTTTAATTTGTATGGTTGCACATGGCAGATAGTAGGAGTATATATAAACTACACTAGTCTGACCTTAAAAAGGTCATAGAAAAGTCAAGATTGTGGGAGAACTTGACCACCATGACATGTGAGCACCATCTCTCTAGTGGGTTACTTATATGTAGAGCATAAAGCCACAGAAGTCAGGATTTAAAATTGGAAACTACTGTATTATACCAGGATTGTTTTCAAGAggaaaattttcatggattacCACCATCCAAAAATTTTGAGGGGAATTTTTTTGTCTCTTTAGGGCATTTATAACACTCATAATGTCATTTTGATCAAACTGCAAGTTTCAAGGGAGGAAATTGTTTGCCAACACAACCCCCCTCCCTCCTCGAAAAAATAAAACAACTGTTTTACGACCCAGTAACTGTTTGACAACAAAACATTTATAATTATACTTAGGGTATACCCAGGCAGTGCTTCCAGGGGTTTTGGAAACCCTTTGAATTCATAAACTACTTAGACATTGGACAATCCCAGCCTAAATCAGACATCTATAACTAAGCCTTAAAACTTTGTGCAGCGTTAAGTTGAACCTGGTCAACCGCTCGCGAATTTCATTGATAGGTGGCAGTGGATTATGGAGTTTAAAAGTTGACATTCTAaaaagaggtggcctttctgcacaggtggccactaagacaggtgCTGCCATTTTCTATACTTCACCATATCTTTACCAGGAACATATGTACTGATTCTCTTAAGTGTTTGAGACCATTGGTGGCTGGTATTCAATAATTGTGGGTCTACTGTAAGGAACTTACAGCAGACCTAACTGCTCTAAGTTTACTCTCTAGTTCTCTAACTGTAAGTTTTCTTACCTTAAGGAAATTTTTGCCAATCTGCAAAAATTGTTTATTAAAAAATTCCCCTCGAAAAAACCTACTTTACGGTAAGTGTTTGACAACAAAACATTTATATAGTTGGGGTACACCCAGGCGGGGCTTCCAAGGATTTTAGGAAACCTTTTCGAATTGCATAAACTACTTAGAAATTGGGACTTCTTCATCCCAGCCCAAATCAAGCATTTACAACTAAACCTTAAAACTTAGTGCACCATTAAGTGAAATGTGGTCAACTGCGGGACAAATTTTGTTGATATAGGTGGCAGTGGATTATGGAGTTTAAAGTTGACATTTTaaaaagaggtggtctttttgTACAGGTGGCCACTGAGTCAGGTTCTGCAATTCTCAACATTCACCATATCTTTACCAGGAACTTTAATTACTACAATGGATTCTCTTAAGTGTCTgatagtgatgtgcaatatgtgatatatatcaaaatatcgtgataatttttttaatattgtgatatgatatagaatctttatatcgtgatataagcctaggtatagattttagctataattagagaaaaatatatcccaagatgtcattgtacactgtaatgtactttttttgataaaagagcttgcaatgttgtatgctagtcatgtaccatgttgtattgtacttctagtacatcactgctacaagtgtcatcagtgtaaaATACACTAACTGAGTGATgagttgtatatcgtgatatatatcgtatcgtgatatgtTGTgtacaataatcgtgataggaaaatattctatatcgcacaccactagtgtCTGAGACCATTGATGGCTGGTATTatataactgagggtctactgtacttgGAAACCAAGTGACTATACAGGTGGATAGTCAAGGTAGCTACTCTGTCACTCATTAGTTAAGCTGCCTGGGGTTGGCTATGTTCCTTATATGTAGGGACTAAGGCATGACCAGAGCCTATTTCTGCATGACACTTATCGACTACGCACATCTTGATCATTCTTTACAACATGGTGAGCAGTAGCCCTTGTATAGGGACTCATCATCTAGTATACATTACTAAGAAAATTTGGTCCTTTTGTGGATTGGTCTCTTAGCTGCTGGACTACATTATGTCAAGAAATTATATTTGACAttatagggatcaaagaaataaaaacaaTGGCAGGTCATCTAAACTTGGAGCTACACCTGTATACTAGTGCACATTTAGCTCTATTTACTCAAAtgtaaatttctaagttctcaTTTACGTAATTTATAACTGGTGAATCAGTggatactgcatcaaaggaaagaatggtgtcaGACAAATTATAAAAGTTAATTGTGCAATTGGAAGACTACAATGACTAAAAGTAAATTAAGTGGCCattccactttgttttcagctatgttccactgttacaaatgaagaagatTATTGATAATTCTTGTGATAATCAGCACTTAAGCTGTGACACGTTACCTGCAAATCAAAACCATGGGACACGACagagaacaaaggtaagtccatcaTGCATTGCAACTGCTGCGGTTGGCAAAAAGACACATCTTGGGTctaagcaatgttgaacagtgaagaaatcaaacccgtagctttagccatcacatagttgagttatgcttgggtGAAGGGAACAGGCAGTTAATAAGTCAGTAGCTTAAAAAAAGGAAATGCTaaaccctactatacagtattactgtactgtataaaaattaattaatatctTCATGACCGATTCCCTGTAAATGCCATGATCAAGGTTTGTTGTGCACTTAATTGTGAAACTTGTGACCTAATAGAAACATCATGTGTGTTGTCTGTAATACTTGCAACCTGAGTATTTTTATATAGGAAGccgagtgctttgcctgtaaACATGATGAAATTTTCTTTCAAGGAGAGGTCTCGTGCATCACCTACAACACTCACAACCAGATTTAGGGTTATCACTAGCATCATCTGCAACATGCACAAACAGGTGTTGCACTTACTTCTAAGACTTCAGCCAGAAAATTCCTTTGCATATACAAGGCAAGTAATTTACTCCTTCATGACTCATTTGCTGAACATTACTAAGCAACCAGTTGGTGGGCACCTCAACCATGCCTGCCCATACTTTGTTGACACATGTGACTAAGCACCATGATCTTACTCTACATTAATGAGGAATATCAGGAGCAGGTCAACGTATGAGTGTGAGACAAACCTAACCGTTTAACATACTCTCCCTACCCTTAAGGTTACGGCATAGTCATGGGTAATCATTCAatattttgaatgcctatcaatactttttgagaaggccataaaaccagtatagcagcgtgaaaagtttacaatgaaggtgaagcccttcatatttaatgttttatgtagctacagtgtagtttgaggcaggtggaacactacaatttgttgtagtaacacaagtaagccagcccatacATTGTTTAGCTCCAGCtatcactaccatgtttttccgctgccaaaatacagcaaaagctatagggtctattggcatttctggggcatagtgatattgtctaataaatttattaggtcctgtggaagcgtttttgacatgtttcttcccagtgacggTGATACGAGCTTTCAAAAGCCTTGTTTCACTTGAAGAAACTAATAGTTCAATAAAacatctatacaaccagtaactttaaaaaatcgcttccacaggacatagatattttagtttagttacttgtgttgaaattataaggattcagtaatctggtTTTTGGCAgcacgtttttataaaacatcgctctattgtggacccACACACTCAAGAACAGTCATTGTtctgcagtaaaaacaaacaagcacaattagttgtattgctcacacaacacagttgttgaaattatttagcCCTGCTtagtttaaagcaggttttgtaatttgttccaccCACACATTTCAAAATATTCTGTATCCTTAAAACAACCACTTGATCATACCCAATCACAAATGCAAGTCAATATGACATAAGTTTCAGGTGTGTGGATTGAGACTAGTCAATTCTCAAGTATGGACTGTTTATATACCACATGAGTTCGTTCAATTATTACATGTAGCAATTATTCAAATTAATTTCAATTCCTCCTTGGCCAGACTTTGCACTTCTGGTCTATGCCCTTTCCATGAATACGCCAATTACAGTTCCTATAGATCACGTCATTGATGGTCTCATGTTGTTGTCATAAAATAATTCTATGCTTACTCGATAGTACACCAATTACTTTCTTACCAAGGGGCAATTCACAGATCCTTAGCATACTTCTCCTCTCTGGAATTTTCTCTGCCAGGTCTTCTATAAAAGTTTGTAACACATAGCTACCCTTCTCTTTTGCATGCGCAACTTGCTGTGCTGCATATCAGGATGTGCTCAATCCAACTTGGCATAATCTGAGGCTTAATCACGGGCTTCGGTAATACTAGTTTAGCATTCTCTACCACACACTTGTGCTACACTGATTTGATTCCAAATAATACCCACGGTGTGTATTAGATAGAATAATATGTTGTGTGTGTCTCGAAGTGTTCCTGCTGTTGTTGGAAGGTCATGCGGTTTGTACAAATCCTCTTTCTCTCACAATCCTTTATTTCGTTTATTGCGGAGTAGAAGCTTTGCGCGTAACATCAGATGGTCTTCGGAACAAGTCGGGGACAAGTACAAGGCACTGGTGAGTGTCCTGTAAGTCCGAGTGTAAGTCATACTATAGCTGAAATGTGCGTTAAATAGCATGTTTTTGGTATATGAAGTGATAATGGTAAAGTCCCTGTTCAGTTCAACTGCCATGCTAGATTCACTGGGCAGTTAATGCACAGGGGGTAGTAGTCATTCCTTACAGTAGTGTTAGCCAACAATTGtgaattccttgtttcccatcctaCTCAGACAAAAAATACCTTGCGGGCGGCTATTGTTTATATTGTTAAAATCTGTTATGTAATATCAAGGATATTAAAGGGAGCACATTAACTCTGAATTGCTTTTTTCTCTTAAATTTAGGAGAGCTAGATTCAAGGTTAGTTGTAATGTGAAAGATTTTACTAAGATTCAAACCTCTAGAAGGTTATTTGAAGTGTTGCAGTGTTTCCTGAGCAGCCAGAAAGGCATTTACGTATAGAGCTGTTGGGTTTGCCATGCTTGTGATGACATGTTTTAGCTACGTAGTACTGTACTTACTAGCCTGATTCTGTACCATCAACTTCAACAGTACAAATTTTCCGAATGTTTCACACATTAATAACAAATTGAAAATGGGAGTCGTGTTGATGAGCATCTCAAGTTTACCAATGGCTACTTGAAGAGATTCACTGCTAGTGTTTGGCTGGATGCCATGCACTAAATAACATCAGAAATTCACATCAGAGCATCAGAGTCTACCTATCCAATAACCTCTATAGTCTTGGTCATGTTATTGGAATGACATACATGACCACATGACTGAACTCCCTGCCAATATTAATATTTAGGTCACATGACtgactatcaaatgcaataataaatttgcatgcggctctaaaattaccatgcgggcgggtgacaggaaacaaggaatctacaattggtggcctTATGGCCTGGCTATGCTGTCGCCTTAGTTTTTCGCTGCCGTGTTCAGCGTTTGCTTGTCTCAGGGGAGCACGCTCCCATAGTGGCTGCCCGGCTAGCCATAGGGCTCTTGACCTTGCCTTGATAGAAGATCAGGTGCTTTTCCCTTAATTCGATCGTTTCCCAATTAATTTCAGTCTTTCTTTTGGCTAGCACTTCATCATCTAGTGCTAGGAGTGGTGGCAAGGGATGCTGGATACCCCAGgaataaaagaaaaaaataatgTAGTCATTCCCAATAGTCCTATAGAGCCTTGTGCTCCATACCAGGATCAAAATCGAATCAGGCCACCAAGAAGTTAATTTGCACTAAATCAAATAATCAAGATGTCCATAAAATGGGCAATTGAGCACCATACCAAGCTAACTTGTAGGAAAATTTAGTATGCTCCATCATCAAACAATGACACGTTCACATTTTCGTATGAAATCAAGCAGTCAAGGTATATTTTCGTCGATCAAAAATCTTGATACCAGTTGGGTGATACAGGACTAGTGACtacgtgtgtgtctgtgtgtgtgtgtgtgtgtgtgtgtacacatctATGTAAGGTAAATGGAAAATGGTTCTTTGTTTTGTAGGCATTGAGGTCAAGCTGTGAGAATACATATTTGTCATGGACCAGGAATGCTGCCATCTGTGTTGTAGCAGGAGCTGGGCTGTTTGTTGTTCATGCTAAAATGCCACGAGGCTTACTA containing:
- the LOC136237852 gene encoding uncharacterized protein isoform X1, whose product is MLCVSRSVPAVVGRSCGLYKSSFSHNPLFRLLRSRSFARNIRWSSEQVGDKYKALALRSSCENTYLSWTRNAAICVVAGAGLFVVHAKMPRGLLAGIAFVDLGLLFIVAGSCEHVMTSFKLLQWSIISIPRFVWICSYTGAVLTVWLFGVSQLIGYKDQLHYLSKCVPRLMSYTEVNRTKPPK